The Formosa sp. Hel1_33_131 genome window below encodes:
- a CDS encoding GEVED domain-containing protein: MKPTSILVFFATILFTTNLFCQTTYNSQYIVNMENDLDLGIKYDFTTTNTLQQSFRLNMDDVNANEARISHLFLYTYFWPGSGVVVTLNFYEGDIGNLGPLIHTQDLINETLDVRIGFVSPEGSNTVPGVYPLTQNITLKTNKSYVVEFVLPNNGINDYGIYTTETNLGTCNVGNRDLWFKLFGEVGSATNTTINITKESDLGYQLDTYSNFFADKLLNKYEPENLWIKTPLAGTLTYISSDDSIVKPTLNSQQVGIKDNIELMGLSVGEAIIYVLHQNDTISHFNVKVTDKKIINTSYQYFKYPGESNHSLLSVFGGVSEKISEIYESVNVHIEFTDQGVIEYEWDLNGDGYSWTPTGIETNTTMDQTPNATNFFTNFVLLRQNKNDSYVGGSNGGGTSRGLGKKDAPPRYGLVTIHLFDNESNLGNTLAHEIGHNFGLSHYSRYNSNSIPVPYDNFNLMKTSRTYQLIYGFQWDVIHKTINYRESLGETYDTRANAVFNNFNDQTFVFGEPNTDAQINASTNSDSEITYKLTSSDTNVISINNNGQITVLGEGEAEVTAYVYATNNYLAHSESIIISIGGPTYCSSQGNNPTEEYIYRVQLNTIDNASGTPSGYTDYTAISTDLQQGEQYVITITPRWTGYVYHEAYAAWIDYNNDGDFEDTGELVFMKYPTASNIVNGKFTIPYYAHLGSTRIRVSMKYGWIPNSCESFTYGEVEDYTVNIIPQQHFWFWSRSNENIDISKEDDKTIEGDPSDGIVVYPNPAVDRLIVKFDGARMKDYRITNLKGQTVMSGTLDSSHKIDVSKLSSELYIIEFAVDEKIITQKFIKL, translated from the coding sequence ATGAAACCTACCTCTATTCTTGTTTTTTTTGCAACAATTTTATTTACCACTAACTTATTTTGCCAAACTACATATAACTCCCAGTATATAGTTAATATGGAGAATGATCTTGATCTTGGCATAAAATATGACTTTACCACCACCAACACCCTTCAGCAATCATTCCGTTTGAATATGGATGATGTTAATGCGAATGAGGCTAGAATATCACATTTGTTCTTATATACCTATTTTTGGCCTGGTTCTGGTGTAGTGGTTACATTAAATTTTTATGAAGGAGATATAGGGAACCTTGGTCCTCTTATTCATACCCAAGATCTTATTAATGAAACATTAGACGTAAGAATAGGTTTTGTTTCTCCAGAAGGAAGTAATACGGTGCCAGGAGTATATCCTTTAACTCAAAATATTACATTGAAAACAAACAAAAGCTATGTTGTGGAATTTGTATTGCCAAATAATGGTATTAACGACTATGGTATATATACAACTGAAACTAATCTAGGAACTTGTAATGTTGGTAATAGAGATTTATGGTTTAAATTATTCGGGGAAGTAGGATCTGCTACAAATACTACAATTAATATTACCAAAGAAAGTGACTTGGGATATCAACTTGATACATATTCCAATTTTTTTGCTGATAAATTACTGAATAAATACGAACCAGAAAATTTATGGATAAAGACTCCATTAGCTGGTACCCTTACCTATATTTCATCAGATGATTCTATTGTTAAACCAACTTTAAATAGTCAACAAGTTGGCATAAAAGATAATATTGAGTTAATGGGGCTTTCTGTTGGAGAAGCAATCATTTATGTTTTGCATCAAAATGATACTATAAGCCACTTTAATGTAAAAGTAACAGATAAGAAAATTATTAACACATCCTATCAATACTTTAAATATCCAGGTGAATCTAATCATAGTTTATTATCCGTATTTGGAGGAGTTAGTGAAAAAATTAGTGAGATTTATGAATCCGTAAATGTTCATATAGAATTTACAGATCAAGGGGTTATTGAATATGAATGGGATTTAAATGGTGATGGCTATAGTTGGACACCAACTGGCATAGAAACAAACACAACGATGGATCAGACTCCAAACGCCACTAACTTTTTCACAAACTTTGTACTCTTGAGGCAAAATAAAAATGATTCTTATGTTGGAGGGAGTAATGGAGGAGGAACATCTAGAGGACTTGGTAAAAAGGATGCTCCGCCTAGGTATGGACTTGTTACCATACATTTATTTGATAATGAGTCAAACTTAGGCAATACATTGGCTCATGAGATAGGGCACAATTTTGGTTTATCCCATTATTCTCGTTATAATAGCAATAGTATTCCTGTTCCTTATGATAATTTTAATCTCATGAAAACTTCGCGTACTTATCAATTAATTTATGGTTTTCAATGGGATGTAATACACAAAACTATAAACTATAGAGAAAGCCTAGGAGAAACTTATGATACAAGAGCCAATGCTGTTTTTAATAATTTCAATGATCAAACTTTTGTCTTCGGTGAGCCAAATACTGATGCTCAAATTAACGCAAGTACAAACTCTGATTCTGAAATTACATACAAGTTAACTTCTAGTGACACAAATGTAATAAGTATTAATAATAACGGACAAATAACTGTTTTAGGAGAAGGGGAAGCTGAAGTTACTGCATATGTATATGCCACAAATAATTATTTGGCCCATTCAGAAAGCATCATCATTTCGATAGGTGGTCCAACTTATTGTTCATCACAAGGGAATAATCCCACAGAAGAATACATCTATAGAGTTCAACTAAATACAATAGATAATGCTTCAGGTACACCAAGTGGATATACTGATTATACTGCAATTTCAACTGATTTACAACAAGGTGAGCAGTATGTAATTACTATTACACCACGTTGGACTGGTTATGTATATCATGAAGCCTATGCCGCTTGGATTGACTACAATAATGACGGAGATTTTGAGGACACAGGAGAATTAGTATTCATGAAATACCCAACAGCAAGCAACATTGTTAATGGAAAATTTACAATTCCTTACTATGCGCATCTAGGTTCAACAAGAATTCGGGTTTCAATGAAATACGGATGGATACCAAATTCTTGTGAATCTTTTACTTATGGAGAAGTTGAAGACTATACAGTAAACATCATTCCGCAACAGCATTTTTGGTTTTGGTCTCGATCAAATGAAAATATTGATATCTCAAAAGAAGATGACAAAACAATAGAAGGTGACCCTTCAGATGGTATTGTTGTATATCCAAATCCAGCAGTAGATCGTTTAATAGTTAAATTTGATGGAGCGAGAATGAAGGATTATAGAATTACGAATTTAAAGGGACAAACAGTGATGTCTGGAACTTTAGATAGTAGTCATAAGATTGATGTGAGTAAATTATCAAGTGAGCTTTATATCATTGAATTTGCAGTTGATGAAAAGATAATAACTCAAAAATTTATTAAGCTATAG
- a CDS encoding DUF6364 family protein produces the protein MDTKLTLNVDKTIIEKAKVYAKSHKVSLSHLIESYLAAIVSKSSKRIEITPLVESLSGVIDLEPNFDFKEDYTNFLIEKYK, from the coding sequence ATGGACACCAAATTAACGCTTAACGTAGATAAAACCATCATTGAAAAGGCAAAAGTATATGCTAAATCTCATAAGGTGAGTTTGTCTCATTTGATAGAATCTTATTTAGCTGCAATAGTTTCGAAAAGCAGTAAGAGAATTGAAATCACACCCCTAGTAGAAAGTCTGAGTGGGGTGATTGATTTAGAACCAAATTTTGATTTCAAAGAAGATTACACAAATTTCTTAATTGAAAAATACAAATGA
- a CDS encoding type II toxin-antitoxin system VapC family toxin translates to MSKLFIDTNIVLDLLSKRTPFYESAAQIFSFADNHKLKLSVSALTFANTNYILSKLKSVKEAREILRRFKVLVKVLPLNDKIVDLALNDEAFKDFEDGLQYYTALEVKQNIIITRDLKGFKNAKIPVMTAEEYLISIT, encoded by the coding sequence ATGAGTAAATTATTTATTGACACAAATATTGTCTTGGATTTGCTTTCAAAACGAACACCATTTTACGAGAGTGCTGCTCAGATATTCTCGTTTGCAGATAACCATAAACTGAAGTTATCCGTGAGCGCTCTTACCTTTGCAAATACAAACTACATTTTATCCAAACTTAAGTCCGTAAAGGAAGCACGAGAAATCTTAAGAAGATTTAAGGTCCTTGTTAAAGTCTTGCCTCTTAATGATAAAATTGTTGATCTTGCCTTAAATGACGAGGCATTCAAGGATTTTGAAGACGGGCTTCAGTATTACACGGCTCTAGAGGTTAAACAAAATATTATCATTACACGAGATTTAAAAGGCTTTAAAAATGCTAAAATCCCAGTGATGACTGCAGAGGAATATTTGATTTCTATCACATAG
- the era gene encoding GTPase Era — MHKAGFVNIIGNPNVGKSTLMNAFVGEKLSIITSKAQTTRHRILGIVNGDDFQVILSDTPGIIKPAYELQSSMMDFVKSAFEDADILIYMVEIGERELKDEAFFNRITASKKPVLLLLNKIDTSNQEQLEAQAQLWQQKVPNAEFIAISALEGFNVKNVFDRILELLPESPAYYPKDQLTDKPERFFVNEKIREKILIHYKKEIPYAVEVDTEEFFEEEDIIRMRSVIMVERETQKGIVIGHKGIALKRVGVEARKDLEKFFGKQVHLELYVKVNKNWRSNQNQLKRFGYNNS, encoded by the coding sequence ATGCACAAAGCAGGTTTTGTTAATATCATCGGAAATCCCAACGTCGGAAAATCAACCTTGATGAATGCCTTTGTAGGCGAAAAATTATCCATTATTACATCGAAGGCGCAAACAACGCGCCACCGAATTTTAGGGATTGTGAATGGCGATGATTTTCAGGTGATTCTTTCGGATACGCCTGGGATTATTAAGCCTGCCTATGAATTGCAAAGTTCAATGATGGACTTTGTGAAGTCTGCTTTTGAAGATGCCGATATTTTAATTTATATGGTTGAAATTGGCGAAAGAGAGTTAAAGGATGAAGCTTTTTTTAATAGAATTACGGCTTCTAAGAAACCCGTTTTATTGCTGTTAAATAAAATTGATACTTCTAACCAAGAACAATTGGAAGCCCAAGCGCAGCTATGGCAACAGAAAGTTCCGAATGCAGAATTTATTGCGATCTCAGCACTGGAAGGTTTTAATGTAAAAAATGTGTTTGACCGTATTTTGGAGTTATTGCCAGAATCACCCGCCTATTATCCGAAAGATCAATTGACGGACAAACCCGAACGGTTTTTTGTGAATGAAAAAATCCGTGAAAAGATTTTGATCCATTATAAGAAAGAGATTCCTTATGCGGTGGAGGTGGATACCGAAGAGTTTTTTGAAGAGGAAGACATCATCCGCATGCGTTCTGTGATTATGGTAGAGCGCGAAACACAAAAAGGGATTGTGATTGGTCATAAGGGAATCGCTCTTAAACGTGTAGGCGTGGAGGCTAGAAAAGATTTAGAGAAATTTTTTGGCAAACAAGTGCACTTAGAATTGTATGTGAAAGTGAATAAAAACTGGCGTTCCAACCAAAACCAACTGAAGCGTTTTGGGTATAATAATTCTTAA
- the fbp gene encoding class 1 fructose-bisphosphatase produces the protein MSQKHQTLGEFIIEHQSSFKYTSGELSRLINSIRLAAKVVNYEVNKAGLVDILGTAGDTNVQGEDQQKLDVYANEKFIQTLVNRNIVCGIASEEEDSFIAINSNDQNHQNKYIVLMDPLDGSSNIDVNVSVGTIFSIYRRVTPVGTPVQEEDFLQKGSEQVAAGYIIYGTSTMLVYTTGDGVNGFTLNPAIGTFYLSHPRMQFPEHGTIYSVNEGNYIHFPQGIKNYLKYCQMEEGDRPYTSRYIGSLVSDFHRNMIKGGIYLYPTSSKNPNGKLRLLYECNPMAFIAEQANGKASDGFSRIMDITPTELHQRVPFICGSSAMVDKAEDFMRDSQSS, from the coding sequence ATGTCCCAAAAACACCAAACTCTAGGCGAATTTATAATAGAACACCAATCCTCTTTCAAATACACTTCTGGCGAATTATCACGACTGATCAACTCCATCCGACTGGCTGCTAAGGTGGTCAATTACGAGGTAAATAAAGCTGGATTAGTCGATATTTTAGGCACTGCTGGCGATACCAATGTGCAAGGAGAGGACCAACAAAAATTGGATGTATATGCCAATGAGAAATTTATTCAAACCCTTGTCAATCGAAACATCGTGTGTGGCATTGCAAGTGAAGAGGAAGACAGTTTTATTGCGATTAACAGCAACGATCAAAATCATCAAAATAAATACATCGTATTGATGGACCCTTTAGATGGGTCGTCCAATATTGATGTAAATGTATCTGTGGGAACAATTTTCTCTATTTACCGACGTGTGACGCCTGTAGGAACCCCTGTTCAAGAAGAGGATTTTTTACAAAAAGGAAGCGAACAAGTAGCGGCAGGTTATATTATTTATGGTACTTCTACAATGTTGGTGTACACCACGGGCGATGGGGTCAATGGGTTTACTCTTAACCCCGCAATTGGGACGTTTTATTTGTCGCATCCGCGAATGCAGTTTCCGGAGCATGGCACAATTTACTCGGTTAATGAAGGGAATTATATTCACTTTCCACAGGGCATTAAAAATTATCTTAAATATTGTCAAATGGAAGAGGGAGACCGTCCTTATACCTCGCGGTATATAGGATCGTTGGTGTCCGATTTTCATCGAAATATGATCAAAGGTGGGATTTACTTATACCCCACAAGTTCCAAAAACCCCAATGGAAAATTACGCTTGCTTTATGAGTGTAATCCAATGGCGTTCATCGCCGAGCAAGCCAATGGTAAAGCCAGTGATGGATTTTCAAGAATTATGGACATCACTCCAACAGAGTTGCATCAACGGGTGCCGTTCATTTGTGGCAGCAGTGCCATGGTGGACAAAGCCGAAGATTTTATGCGCGACTCCCAAAGTTCTTAA
- a CDS encoding GNAT family N-acetyltransferase → MNYHIRKAVTSDMKQVLDLITELAIFEKEPDAVEVTEADLIAKGFGDSPEFDCFVAESDQKVIGIALVYTRFSTWKGTVLHLEDLIVSESVRGHGVGSALLDQVIIYGNEKGVKRVCWEVIDWNTPAIDFYEHKGARVMRDWNVVQLDAQGIKNYISNIN, encoded by the coding sequence ATGAACTATCACATTAGAAAAGCAGTAACAAGCGATATGAAACAAGTTTTAGACTTGATTACAGAACTCGCCATTTTTGAAAAAGAACCCGATGCCGTTGAAGTCACAGAAGCGGACTTAATCGCCAAAGGATTTGGAGACAGTCCCGAGTTTGATTGTTTTGTGGCAGAATCCGATCAAAAAGTAATTGGGATTGCGTTGGTTTATACCCGGTTTTCAACATGGAAAGGCACCGTGTTGCACTTAGAAGATTTGATTGTTTCGGAAAGCGTACGGGGTCACGGCGTTGGATCGGCTCTCTTAGATCAAGTGATTATTTATGGAAATGAAAAAGGCGTCAAGCGCGTCTGTTGGGAAGTCATTGATTGGAATACCCCAGCCATTGATTTTTATGAGCACAAGGGCGCCCGTGTGATGCGCGACTGGAATGTTGTGCAGTTAGACGCTCAAGGAATTAAAAATTATATCTCAAACATAAACTGA